A single region of the Streptomyces sp. NBC_00425 genome encodes:
- a CDS encoding class I SAM-dependent methyltransferase, with amino-acid sequence MPYSDAEGKDAALAWYEEIQPGTVIDVGAGSGTYAQAVRAHSWWQGRWTAVEAWEPYVDRFGLRSLYDAVVVADARQLVAPFYRADLVIAGDVLEHMPRADAVRLLGKARAHAAHLIVSVPVLHLDQGAVYGNPYEVHVDHWTADQMRAELGRSGTINGELVGDVLACFWWSR; translated from the coding sequence ATGCCGTACAGCGACGCCGAGGGCAAGGACGCGGCCCTCGCCTGGTACGAGGAGATCCAGCCCGGCACCGTCATCGACGTCGGCGCCGGGTCCGGCACGTACGCGCAGGCCGTCCGCGCCCACAGCTGGTGGCAAGGCCGCTGGACGGCTGTGGAGGCGTGGGAGCCGTACGTCGACCGGTTCGGCCTCCGCAGTCTGTACGACGCCGTGGTGGTCGCCGATGCCCGCCAGCTGGTCGCGCCGTTCTACCGCGCTGACCTGGTCATCGCCGGGGACGTTCTGGAGCACATGCCGCGCGCCGACGCTGTCCGCCTCCTCGGCAAGGCCCGTGCCCACGCCGCGCACCTGATCGTGTCGGTTCCGGTTCTCCACCTCGACCAGGGCGCGGTGTACGGCAATCCCTACGAGGTGCACGTCGACCACTGGACCGCCGACCAGATGCGCGCCGAACTCGGCCGGTCCGGGACGATCAACGGCGAGCTGGTCGGCGACGTCCTCGCCTGCTTCTGGTGGTCTCGGTGA
- a CDS encoding glycosyltransferase family 4 protein, whose amino-acid sequence MRILAFLQAYGQQEHLRSMAAAGHEVHVVISGREQPGPCAEDGVSLSVTRGVGGPCVKDGMSFWSLGFWWHAVQTVHPQVVVVDRRDAKMLRLTADLRVRRLVIDQGDTDVGEFEEACIGLLPFQQRDAARTPIPVDPLAGQPVKVVAWIHYGVPYRRAGSETMLHTMMRALKSAGLPVAVVCSSMPDAPSAWEVDDVPYLRLGTQPAELFLQRMEPSVLVTHHNYAARATAIARRIGARPVMLIHSDLDYSARSLAARPDLVVLNTEWVWASLTPRYVEVAELPTLVVRPPVRPQEHRTEAAGDRVTLVNMSADKGVETWRAMAGALPHLPFLGVAGAHGQQLTLPCPPNARIIGQTSDMRRDVWAHTRVLLMPSLYESYGMAAVEALASGIPVIAHPTPGLREALGDGATFLDRADTAAWAAAADELYQDGPRRRAAVAAALERSAFLAEQTDRELAAWTDAVRDLTRR is encoded by the coding sequence ATGCGCATCCTCGCGTTCCTCCAGGCGTACGGGCAGCAGGAGCACCTGCGGTCGATGGCTGCGGCCGGCCACGAGGTCCACGTGGTCATTTCGGGCCGCGAGCAACCAGGGCCGTGCGCCGAAGACGGCGTGAGCCTCAGCGTGACGCGCGGCGTGGGAGGCCCGTGCGTCAAGGACGGGATGAGCTTCTGGTCCCTCGGATTCTGGTGGCATGCAGTGCAGACCGTTCACCCGCAGGTCGTCGTCGTGGACCGGCGAGACGCGAAGATGCTGCGCCTCACCGCGGACCTGCGGGTCCGGCGCCTGGTGATCGATCAGGGCGATACCGACGTTGGGGAGTTCGAGGAGGCGTGCATCGGCCTCCTGCCCTTCCAGCAGCGAGACGCGGCGCGCACGCCGATCCCCGTCGACCCGCTCGCGGGCCAGCCCGTGAAGGTCGTGGCGTGGATCCACTACGGGGTGCCGTACCGGCGCGCCGGGTCGGAGACCATGCTTCACACGATGATGCGGGCGCTGAAGTCAGCGGGTCTGCCGGTGGCGGTGGTGTGCTCCTCGATGCCGGACGCCCCGTCCGCCTGGGAAGTCGACGACGTTCCTTACCTGCGGCTCGGGACGCAGCCGGCGGAACTCTTCCTGCAGCGGATGGAACCGAGCGTCCTGGTCACCCACCACAACTACGCGGCCCGCGCCACGGCCATCGCCCGCAGGATCGGGGCACGGCCGGTCATGCTGATCCACTCCGACCTCGACTACTCTGCCCGCTCCTTGGCCGCGCGCCCGGATCTGGTGGTCCTCAACACGGAGTGGGTGTGGGCTTCCCTGACGCCCCGGTACGTCGAGGTCGCCGAGCTGCCGACGCTCGTCGTGCGCCCCCCTGTTCGCCCCCAGGAGCACCGCACGGAAGCGGCGGGGGACCGGGTGACCCTGGTCAACATGAGCGCCGACAAGGGAGTGGAGACGTGGCGAGCCATGGCCGGCGCACTGCCGCACCTGCCGTTCCTCGGCGTCGCCGGGGCGCATGGCCAGCAGCTCACCCTGCCCTGCCCGCCGAACGCCCGGATCATCGGGCAGACCTCCGACATGCGGCGCGACGTGTGGGCGCACACGCGGGTGCTGCTGATGCCGAGCCTGTACGAGTCGTACGGCATGGCTGCAGTCGAGGCGCTGGCGTCGGGCATCCCCGTCATCGCTCACCCCACCCCGGGTCTGCGCGAGGCCCTCGGCGACGGGGCGACCTTCCTCGACCGCGCGGACACCGCGGCGTGGGCTGCAGCAGCCGACGAGCTGTACCAGGACGGGCCGCGTCGCCGTGCTGCCGTCGCGGCGGCCCTCGAGCGCAGTGCGTTCCTCGCCGAGCAGACCGACCGGGAGCTGGCGGCTTGGACCGACGCGGTGCGGGACTTGACGAGGCGCTGA
- a CDS encoding DUF6011 domain-containing protein, with amino-acid sequence MSKRAARVPAPAAVTQGQSLLFDVERPEPAVPALVVRCSECNHVLRSDRSKAAGVSQACAAKVGRAVLATVRGARKTAAAA; translated from the coding sequence ATGAGCAAGCGCGCCGCCCGAGTGCCCGCCCCAGCCGCCGTCACGCAGGGGCAGTCCCTCCTCTTCGACGTCGAGCGACCCGAGCCGGCCGTGCCCGCGCTGGTCGTGCGCTGCTCGGAGTGCAACCACGTCCTACGCTCCGACCGGTCCAAGGCGGCCGGGGTCAGCCAGGCCTGCGCGGCGAAGGTCGGCCGGGCCGTCCTCGCCACGGTCCGCGGCGCCCGCAAGACGGCTGCAGCAGCCTGA
- a CDS encoding glycine-rich domain-containing protein: MASVCVCSDYFTVNDDGELCLTPGSTGLQDLLVFSDPGTFQFKKADYPKLARVRVRVQGGGGGSAGVDAAAGECITRPGGSGGGYSESLIDVATLGALENITVGAGGAAGTSSSDGGAGGASSFGGFVTAPGGAGGTSTQGSGTAPDTTSGVAGPLAGTGDFRMGGGAGGGAIRLNGTNGLSGYGGNSFMGTGGFQRATQGTGTGPRGFGGGAGGALSYGNAFDGLAGGSGIVVVELYY; this comes from the coding sequence ATGGCCAGCGTTTGTGTGTGCTCCGACTACTTCACGGTCAACGACGACGGCGAGCTGTGCCTGACCCCGGGCTCGACCGGTCTGCAAGACCTCCTGGTATTCAGCGACCCGGGCACCTTTCAGTTCAAGAAGGCCGACTATCCGAAGCTCGCGCGGGTGCGGGTGCGCGTCCAGGGCGGCGGCGGGGGCTCGGCGGGCGTGGACGCCGCGGCGGGCGAGTGCATCACGCGCCCGGGCGGCAGCGGGGGCGGGTACAGCGAGTCCCTGATCGACGTCGCGACGCTCGGCGCGCTGGAGAACATCACCGTCGGCGCGGGCGGCGCGGCCGGCACGTCGTCGTCCGACGGAGGTGCGGGCGGGGCGTCATCGTTCGGCGGGTTCGTGACCGCGCCGGGCGGCGCCGGGGGTACCTCGACGCAGGGGTCTGGTACTGCGCCTGACACGACGTCGGGTGTCGCGGGGCCGCTGGCGGGGACGGGCGACTTCCGCATGGGCGGCGGCGCGGGTGGAGGAGCGATCCGGCTGAACGGCACCAACGGGCTGTCGGGGTACGGCGGGAACTCCTTCATGGGCACGGGCGGCTTCCAGCGCGCCACCCAGGGGACGGGCACGGGACCGCGCGGCTTCGGCGGGGGAGCGGGCGGCGCGCTGTCGTACGGCAACGCTTTCGACGGCCTCGCGGGCGGATCGGGCATCGTCGTCGTCGAGCTGTACTACTGA
- a CDS encoding peptidoglycan recognition protein family protein encodes MAWWGKAIKLELQPESDDQPAIRPTQVIFHSEAAPWDEQRLYRYWRDSTSLESHFGVDFDGSCGQFIGTETRADANAQANRRADGTGAVSVETASNTDSTDPWTAAQIEVLVELGVWVHERHPEVPLRICRTWDDPGFGYHSMFPQWSTGGTACPGPARVKQFREVVFPRIVARAKGDDVALTDAEIEKVASKAAALVLAGVCKAVWLTDGVLAVPPEWTTPDNPEWMAASVLVDQGKHVRALETKVAGLATSGLTDAQVKAIADKVAATPALADAIAARVADQLAARLAT; translated from the coding sequence ATGGCGTGGTGGGGGAAGGCCATCAAGCTGGAGTTGCAGCCCGAGAGCGACGACCAGCCCGCGATCCGGCCGACGCAGGTCATCTTTCACAGCGAGGCCGCGCCGTGGGATGAGCAGCGGCTGTATCGGTACTGGCGGGACAGCACGAGCTTGGAGTCGCATTTCGGCGTCGACTTCGACGGCTCGTGCGGGCAGTTCATCGGCACCGAGACGAGAGCGGACGCCAACGCGCAGGCCAACCGGCGCGCGGACGGCACCGGCGCCGTGTCAGTGGAGACCGCCAGCAACACCGACTCCACCGACCCGTGGACGGCCGCACAGATCGAGGTCCTGGTCGAGCTCGGCGTATGGGTCCACGAGCGGCATCCGGAGGTGCCGCTGCGGATCTGCCGGACCTGGGACGACCCCGGGTTCGGCTATCACTCGATGTTCCCCCAGTGGTCGACCGGGGGCACGGCGTGCCCCGGGCCCGCCAGGGTCAAGCAGTTCCGCGAGGTGGTGTTCCCGCGGATCGTCGCGCGCGCGAAGGGAGACGACGTGGCACTCACAGACGCGGAGATCGAGAAGGTCGCCAGCAAGGCGGCCGCTCTGGTGCTGGCCGGCGTGTGCAAGGCGGTGTGGCTGACGGACGGGGTCCTCGCCGTTCCGCCCGAGTGGACGACGCCCGACAACCCGGAATGGATGGCGGCTAGCGTCCTTGTCGACCAGGGCAAGCACGTGCGGGCCCTGGAGACGAAGGTCGCCGGGCTCGCCACGAGCGGGCTGACGGACGCGCAGGTGAAGGCCATCGCGGACAAGGTCGCCGCGACACCTGCGCTGGCCGACGCGATCGCGGCCCGGGTCGCCGACCAGCTCGCCGCGCGACTGGCGACGTGA
- a CDS encoding GNAT family N-acetyltransferase, with amino-acid sequence MPVTGSLTVEYHSPEGAKEVADELIAVYADVYNVPPYAGDPFFSVPTYINRLHAAFDMPGFSVLTGRLDDGTLVGYVHGVTLDPERAWWTSLGEARPADAVRAAEEGEVFWLRELMTLPAYQGQGVGRRLHDVMVQARTEPWTTLTCIVDNEPVRSAYPRWGYEVIGQIKHAEESPVYDAMVLRP; translated from the coding sequence ATGCCCGTCACCGGGAGCCTGACCGTGGAGTACCACAGCCCCGAAGGGGCCAAGGAGGTCGCGGACGAGCTGATCGCCGTCTACGCCGACGTCTACAACGTTCCCCCGTACGCCGGTGACCCGTTCTTCTCCGTCCCGACGTACATCAACCGGCTGCACGCCGCGTTCGACATGCCGGGCTTCTCCGTGCTGACCGGCCGTCTCGACGACGGCACGCTCGTCGGCTACGTCCACGGCGTCACCCTCGACCCGGAGCGCGCGTGGTGGACATCCCTGGGCGAGGCGCGGCCGGCCGACGCCGTCCGGGCCGCCGAGGAGGGTGAGGTGTTCTGGCTGCGGGAGCTGATGACGCTGCCCGCCTACCAGGGTCAGGGCGTGGGCCGTCGCCTGCACGACGTGATGGTCCAGGCCCGCACCGAGCCGTGGACGACGCTCACCTGCATCGTCGACAACGAGCCCGTCCGCAGCGCGTACCCGCGCTGGGGGTATGAGGTCATCGGGCAGATCAAGCATGCCGAGGAGTCGCCGGTCTACGACGCCATGGTCCTGCGCCCCTGA
- a CDS encoding ATP-binding protein has translation MPRLGTASAVREALRRRRLLATHVAEGDFVRAPESVRAARQFATGVVNGWEMPELADAVELVTSELATNAVQHTRADEFQVTIHRLSDGLVRVAVTDRSCTPPAVYTAGDDEDHGRGLFLVERVAARWDTELLPHGKSVWADLEMPLRPGLSARHARLQAQAIYLLIVLTVASLLVAGVAAHR, from the coding sequence GTGCCGCGACTCGGGACGGCCAGCGCCGTGCGTGAGGCGCTGCGGCGGCGCCGCTTGCTGGCGACGCACGTCGCAGAGGGCGACTTCGTGCGGGCCCCCGAGTCGGTACGGGCCGCCCGCCAGTTCGCGACCGGCGTCGTGAACGGCTGGGAGATGCCCGAACTCGCCGACGCGGTCGAGCTGGTGACCTCCGAGCTGGCGACGAACGCCGTGCAGCACACGCGGGCGGACGAGTTCCAGGTGACTATCCACCGACTGAGCGACGGCCTGGTGCGGGTCGCGGTGACCGACCGAAGCTGTACGCCTCCCGCCGTGTACACGGCCGGCGACGACGAGGACCACGGCCGCGGCCTGTTCCTCGTCGAGCGTGTGGCCGCGCGCTGGGACACCGAACTCCTGCCGCACGGCAAGAGCGTGTGGGCCGACCTGGAGATGCCATTGCGGCCGGGGCTGTCGGCCCGGCATGCGCGGCTGCAGGCGCAGGCGATCTACCTCCTGATAGTCCTCACGGTCGCCTCGCTGCTGGTCGCGGGCGTCGCCGCGCACCGCTGA
- a CDS encoding DUF397 domain-containing protein translates to MQQNQDLYALSLDGAEFTALCGGNQGGDNEQCVELAAIPGAVDAFAVRDSKNPAAGVLRFTGAELRELRDAEVIVSA, encoded by the coding sequence ATGCAGCAGAACCAGGACCTCTACGCCCTGTCCCTCGACGGCGCCGAGTTCACCGCGCTGTGCGGCGGCAACCAGGGCGGCGACAACGAGCAGTGCGTCGAGCTGGCGGCCATCCCGGGCGCGGTCGACGCGTTCGCGGTCCGCGACAGCAAGAACCCGGCGGCCGGCGTGCTCCGCTTCACCGGCGCGGAGCTGCGGGAGCTTCGTGACGCGGAGGTCATTGTCAGTGCCTGA
- a CDS encoding JmjC domain-containing protein, translated as MSLRHLLPPDGVEELLSGWPDEPRVYQRGRTDVDSVITADWLWDHIDLGCVPPEEVRAVKKGVPSITAHAFSTHGRTDGRRLRGLYERGYTIRLGNLQRVMAVFGRISHEIQQETGCSNYVHAFMTAAGQQGLSHHWDQQMAVIVQLAGGKLWELWGPVVDSPMREVNESGRVWDESWIPGWEDRGPDLSVHLMPGESLLVPRGWVHNPSVPEDGQDSVHLTFAIRERTPYWLAEKILAGLIENPAMRRIIPPGELLGPGLPRHLEETCGQLASYLASVDVEGLAERVTTAALSELEYTT; from the coding sequence ATGTCGCTTCGGCACTTGCTCCCGCCTGACGGCGTTGAGGAGCTGCTGTCCGGCTGGCCGGACGAGCCGCGCGTATACCAGCGCGGACGGACAGACGTGGACAGCGTCATCACGGCCGACTGGCTGTGGGACCACATCGACCTCGGGTGCGTGCCGCCCGAGGAGGTGCGGGCCGTGAAGAAGGGCGTGCCGTCGATCACGGCGCACGCCTTCTCCACCCACGGCCGCACCGACGGCCGGCGCCTGCGCGGCTTGTACGAGCGGGGCTACACGATCCGGCTGGGCAACCTCCAGCGGGTCATGGCCGTGTTCGGCCGGATCTCGCACGAGATCCAGCAGGAGACCGGCTGCAGCAACTACGTCCACGCGTTCATGACGGCGGCCGGCCAGCAAGGCCTGAGCCACCACTGGGATCAGCAGATGGCGGTGATCGTCCAGCTTGCGGGCGGGAAGCTCTGGGAGCTGTGGGGGCCGGTCGTGGACTCGCCGATGAGAGAGGTGAACGAGTCCGGCCGGGTGTGGGACGAGTCGTGGATCCCCGGCTGGGAGGACCGCGGTCCTGACCTCTCCGTGCACCTGATGCCTGGTGAATCGCTACTCGTGCCGCGCGGCTGGGTCCACAACCCGTCCGTACCGGAGGACGGTCAGGACAGCGTGCACCTGACGTTCGCGATCCGGGAGCGCACGCCGTACTGGCTTGCGGAGAAGATCCTCGCCGGGCTGATCGAGAACCCGGCCATGCGGCGGATCATCCCGCCCGGCGAGCTGCTCGGCCCGGGGCTGCCCCGCCACCTGGAAGAGACCTGCGGACAGTTGGCGTCCTACCTGGCCTCAGTCGACGTGGAGGGGCTCGCCGAGCGGGTCACCACCGCGGCGCTCAGCGAGCTGGAGTACACCACCTGA
- a CDS encoding 4-hydroxybenzoate 3-monooxygenase, whose translation MRTTVGIVGAGPAGLLLARLLHNAGVDSVVLESRDRAYVEQRQRAGILEQGTVDVLRAAGAGERMDREGLRHDGIELRFDRRRHRVDFPALTGGRSVTVYAQTEVCKDLIALQLKEGGPLLFEAEALAVEDADTDHPRVRFRHQGVEDVLECDYVVGCDGFWGVARRAVPAGLSRTFERSYPFGWLGVLADVPPSHDELVYARHDRGFALLSMRSPSVSRLYLQVPEGTDAGSWSDGEIWDELERRFATDDGWRLERGPITQKSVTPMRSYVHEPMRHGRLFLAGDAAHIVPPTGAKGLNLAVGDVVTFARALTHRRETGSSALLDAYSATCLRRVWQAERFSYDMTTLLHPAPDADPFESRLQLARLERLASSRAAETDLAEGYTGFSFE comes from the coding sequence ATGCGCACGACCGTCGGCATCGTCGGCGCCGGCCCCGCCGGCCTCCTCCTCGCCCGTCTGCTGCACAACGCCGGCGTCGACTCGGTCGTGCTGGAGAGCCGTGACCGCGCCTACGTCGAGCAGCGGCAGCGCGCCGGAATCCTGGAACAGGGCACGGTGGACGTCCTGCGGGCGGCGGGCGCCGGGGAGCGCATGGACCGCGAGGGCCTGCGGCACGACGGCATAGAGCTGCGGTTCGACCGCCGCCGCCATCGCGTCGACTTCCCCGCGCTCACCGGCGGCCGGTCGGTGACCGTCTACGCCCAGACCGAGGTGTGCAAGGACCTCATCGCCCTCCAGTTGAAGGAAGGCGGCCCGCTGCTGTTCGAGGCGGAGGCCCTGGCCGTGGAGGACGCCGACACCGACCACCCCCGCGTGCGCTTCCGTCACCAGGGCGTCGAGGACGTCCTGGAGTGCGACTACGTCGTCGGCTGCGACGGCTTCTGGGGCGTCGCCCGCAGGGCCGTCCCGGCCGGACTGAGCCGCACCTTCGAACGGTCCTACCCCTTCGGCTGGCTCGGCGTCCTCGCCGACGTGCCGCCCTCCCACGACGAGCTGGTCTACGCCCGCCACGACCGCGGGTTCGCACTGCTGTCCATGCGCTCCCCGTCCGTCTCCCGTCTCTACCTCCAGGTGCCCGAGGGCACGGACGCCGGGTCGTGGAGCGACGGGGAGATCTGGGACGAGCTGGAGCGGCGGTTCGCCACCGACGACGGCTGGCGGCTGGAGCGCGGCCCGATCACGCAGAAGTCGGTCACCCCGATGCGCTCGTACGTCCACGAGCCCATGCGGCACGGCCGGCTCTTCCTCGCCGGCGACGCGGCCCACATCGTGCCGCCCACCGGGGCGAAGGGGCTGAACCTGGCCGTGGGGGACGTCGTCACCTTCGCGCGGGCGCTGACCCATCGTCGGGAGACGGGATCGTCCGCGCTCCTGGACGCCTACTCCGCGACCTGTCTGCGGCGCGTGTGGCAGGCCGAGCGGTTCTCCTACGACATGACGACCCTGCTGCACCCCGCCCCGGACGCGGACCCCTTCGAGAGCCGTCTCCAGCTCGCCCGTCTCGAGCGGCTCGCCTCCTCCCGGGCCGCCGAGACCGATCTCGCCGAGGGATACACCGGGTTCTCGTTCGAATGA
- a CDS encoding Bax inhibitor-1/YccA family protein, with translation MRSRNPVFSRRGFSRDNGYAGFNAAPQAGGPAVGTQQGNPYAQPAGNPYAQNPYAQQHGAPPQAPAATGRMTMDDVVARTATTLGTVVVTAILSWLLLPVDDANIGKSYGIAIGAGLVAMVLALVQSFKRRPSPALILSYAAFEGVFLGVISSAVSTYIADGVVAQAVLGTMAVFAGVLVAYKAGWIRVNRRFYGFVMAAAIGFVLLMMVNLLFAVFGGGDGLGFRSGGLGIVFGIIGIILGACFLALDFKQVEDGVAYGAPREEAWLAAFGLTMTLVWIYMEFLRLLSILNSD, from the coding sequence ATGAGGAGCAGAAACCCGGTCTTCTCGCGACGGGGGTTCAGCCGCGACAACGGCTACGCGGGCTTCAACGCCGCGCCGCAGGCCGGGGGACCCGCAGTCGGCACGCAGCAGGGCAACCCGTACGCCCAGCCGGCCGGCAACCCGTACGCGCAGAACCCTTACGCCCAGCAGCACGGCGCCCCGCCGCAGGCCCCGGCCGCCACCGGCCGGATGACGATGGACGACGTCGTCGCGCGCACCGCGACCACGCTCGGCACCGTGGTCGTCACGGCGATCCTGTCGTGGCTGCTGCTGCCCGTCGACGACGCCAACATCGGCAAGTCGTACGGCATCGCCATCGGCGCCGGCCTGGTCGCGATGGTGCTCGCCCTGGTCCAGTCGTTCAAGCGGCGCCCGTCGCCCGCGCTGATCCTGTCGTACGCCGCTTTCGAGGGCGTCTTCCTCGGCGTGATCTCCAGCGCGGTCTCGACCTACATCGCGGACGGCGTCGTCGCCCAGGCGGTGCTCGGCACCATGGCGGTCTTCGCCGGCGTGCTCGTGGCCTACAAGGCCGGCTGGATCCGCGTCAACCGTCGCTTCTACGGCTTCGTGATGGCCGCCGCGATCGGTTTCGTCCTGCTGATGATGGTGAACCTGCTCTTCGCCGTCTTCGGCGGCGGTGACGGCCTCGGCTTCCGCAGCGGCGGCCTCGGCATCGTGTTCGGCATCATCGGCATCATCCTCGGCGCCTGCTTCCTCGCCCTGGACTTCAAGCAGGTCGAGGACGGCGTGGCCTACGGCGCCCCGCGCGAGGAGGCCTGGCTGGCCGCCTTCGGCCTCACGATGACGCTGGTGTGGATCTACATGGAGTTCCTGCGACTCCTGTCCATCCTCAACAGCGACTGA
- a CDS encoding DUF4287 domain-containing protein, which translates to MSHVLSEETHRNILARIPHCTGREVADWLRTVDEGPALRFEEKVSWLRAEHNLAYGHAKAIIHEYDLRRAARKLL; encoded by the coding sequence ATGTCCCATGTCCTCTCCGAGGAGACCCACCGCAACATTCTCGCCCGCATCCCCCATTGCACCGGTCGTGAAGTCGCCGACTGGCTGCGCACCGTCGACGAAGGCCCCGCTCTCCGCTTCGAGGAGAAGGTCAGCTGGCTGCGCGCCGAGCACAACCTCGCGTACGGCCACGCCAAGGCGATCATCCACGAGTACGACCTGAGGAGGGCCGCGCGCAAACTGCTCTAG
- a CDS encoding acetyl-CoA C-acetyltransferase: protein MPEAVIVSTARSPIGRAFKGSLKDLRPDDLTATIIQAALAKVPELDPRDIDDLMLGCGLPGGEQGNNLGRIVAVQMGMDHLPGCTITRYCSSSLQTSRMALHAIKAGEGDVFISAGVEMVSRFAKGNSDSLPDTRNPFFAEAEARTAAVAAQEGTTWHDPREDGLVPDAYIAMGQTAENLARVKGVTRQDMDEFGVRSQNLAEEALKNGFWEREITPVTLPDGTVVSKDDGPRAGVTLEGVQGLKPVFRPDGLVTAGNCCPLNDGAAAVVVMSDTKARELGLTPLARIVSTGVSGLSPEIMGLGPVEASNQALRRAGLTIDDIDLAEINEAFAAQVIPSYRDLGIPLEKVNVNGGAIAVGHPFGMTGARITGTLVNSLQFHDKQFGLETMCVGGGQGMAMVIERLS, encoded by the coding sequence ATGCCCGAAGCCGTCATCGTCTCGACCGCCCGCTCGCCCATCGGCCGCGCTTTCAAGGGCTCCCTGAAGGACCTGCGCCCGGACGACCTCACCGCCACGATCATCCAGGCGGCCCTCGCCAAGGTCCCCGAGCTCGACCCGAGGGACATCGACGACCTGATGCTCGGCTGCGGTCTGCCCGGCGGCGAGCAGGGCAACAACCTCGGCCGGATCGTGGCCGTGCAGATGGGGATGGACCACCTCCCCGGCTGCACGATCACCCGCTACTGCTCCTCCTCCCTGCAGACCAGCCGGATGGCGCTGCACGCCATCAAGGCCGGCGAGGGCGACGTCTTCATCTCGGCGGGCGTCGAGATGGTCTCCCGGTTCGCGAAGGGCAACTCCGACAGCCTTCCGGACACCCGCAACCCGTTCTTCGCCGAGGCCGAGGCCCGCACCGCGGCCGTCGCGGCCCAGGAGGGCACCACCTGGCACGACCCGCGCGAGGACGGCCTCGTCCCGGACGCCTACATCGCCATGGGGCAGACCGCCGAGAACCTCGCCCGCGTGAAGGGCGTGACCCGCCAGGACATGGACGAGTTCGGCGTCCGCTCGCAGAACCTCGCCGAGGAAGCCCTCAAGAACGGCTTCTGGGAGCGCGAGATCACCCCGGTGACGCTCCCCGACGGCACGGTCGTCTCCAAGGACGACGGCCCGCGCGCCGGCGTCACCCTCGAGGGCGTCCAGGGCCTGAAGCCGGTCTTCCGCCCCGACGGACTGGTCACCGCCGGCAACTGCTGCCCGCTGAACGACGGCGCCGCCGCGGTCGTCGTGATGAGCGACACCAAGGCCCGCGAGCTCGGCCTCACCCCGCTCGCCCGCATCGTGTCGACCGGCGTCTCCGGCCTGTCCCCCGAGATCATGGGCCTCGGCCCGGTCGAGGCGAGCAACCAGGCCCTGCGCCGGGCCGGCCTCACCATCGACGACATCGACCTGGCCGAGATCAACGAGGCGTTCGCCGCCCAGGTGATCCCCTCCTACCGCGACCTGGGCATCCCGTTGGAGAAGGTGAACGTGAACGGCGGCGCCATCGCCGTCGGCCACCCCTTCGGCATGACGGGCGCCCGCATCACCGGCACGCTCGTCAACTCCCTCCAGTTCCACGACAAGCAGTTCGGTCTGGAGACCATGTGCGTCGGCGGCGGCCAGGGCATGGCGATGGTCATCGAGCGCCTCAGCTGA